gtaataatagtcatatataatattatcattattattatcaacagTTACTATTTACTAATTAGACCCATTCTAATAACTAATACCAATTCTAAGAACACtaactctactactactaattataatagtataatacatgtgttattattattattattagtgttagaATTGGTATTAGTTGCTATTACAATTGGTTGAATTAGTAAATAgtaattattagtaattattattagtgttaagTATTCATTAAAAATGGTCAATAtgagaaataagaaaaaaaacatactagTATTTTTAATAAGTTATTAAATTGAGGATTGTTAGAATGTCAAGTATTAAGGTGTTCACTTGTcaattattagaatattagttattttgttcattttgaaAATGATGagaattatttaataatcattaCTGCAACATTATCAGGATGTTAGTTATTAAGTTAAATTATTATGCTAGTTAAACAAAAGTTGCTAGTTATTCGAAGTTTAGTTATTAAGTTACTAAATTGATAATTAATAGAAAGTTAGGTATTAAGTTATTTAGTTCATAATTTAGTTCATAATTTAGTCAATTATTACATTGATAATTATAGATTAAATGATTAAGTTGTTGATTATTCGAAGATTGGTACTTTTTAGATTAGTTATAAAGTTATTCAATATTAAGTTAGATTAGTTATTAAGTTGTTGATTATAAGAAAGTTAGGTATTGGATTAATTTGTCGTTAattattacactgttagtaagtTATTAAGTTAATTGATATTAGAAGTCTAGTTTTTAAGTTGTTAATTAGAAGACTAGTTATTAAGTAAAttgataaataataacaaattagGTATTGGGTTGTTTGGGAGTTTGGGTAGTTATTAAATGttgttattaagttattaattattagaaaatgaagTTTGTTTAAGTTGTCAATGCTTGAACTTTTAGTTATAAGTTATAAGTTTATGAAATTGATCATAAAAAGTTTGATATTggcttttttaattattacagTGTTTGTTAAGTTATTAAGTTGAtcatataaaattatatattgggttaattattaaaatgtgaaTAAGTTATTAGGTTGTTAATTGTTAGAATATTATTATGTTATGAAGTTATTAATTATTGGAAGTTTAGGTATTAGTGGTTGTTAGTtattagtttttagtttttagttgtAGATACTAAGTTGATAACTAATAGAAAGTGAAGTATTGGTTTATTTTAGTAATTGacttatttaattattacagTGTTAGTTGTTAGGTTATTAAGTTTTTAATTATTAGATGGCCGGTTATTAGTTTATTAGGTTTGTTAGGAGGCGTTTGTAAATAGTAAAATTAGTTTGGCTCAGTGTTTTCGGAATTCTGTTACTGTATCAAGCAGACTCTCCCACCGGTTGTCAGTAGTTTATGCCAATAAAGTGACGTCTCAGTTTCTGATCAAATTCTGAAGAAATTACCATGCAGCCTTGAGCTGTTTGAGAGCAAGTCAAGGCAAGTCAGAAAGTGAATCTGATCGGTGGAACAGGTTTCCTCAACTTTCTCAACTTTACTGCACTGTGTGactccgcccccccccccccgccccccagcAAAACACCACATCACTCCACCAGTATGAGTTACACTGTAACACCGCCAGCATttgagattcatactggattcaaatcaaGCGAGCTCAGATTCATAACGTTTCCAAGCCAAAATAAAAGCTTTCAAAACAGCACAGTTTCTCACTTCAGTTCATTTCACAATAAAAGTCTTTGTCTTCCTGTCTCCTGGACAGCTCCAGCAGAAACGAGCATCGGTGTGTGCTTCTCTGAGGGTCTTGATGCTCGCCATTGGGTCAGCCAAAATCCAGTCTGGCCTGGACTGCCAAGCCTCCATCCTGCAGCGCCTGGAGCACAATGTCCAAAATCACCTGCACATACTCAACAACCTGGAGAttcaggtgtgtgtctgtgggtggAGCTTATTTTTGTTTCCGGGAGGTGCAGCAGACACAGCAAGAGAAACGCATGAGCGATACATGGGGAATGCCGTGGTGATCCCACTCACTTGTTCGACTaaagttatataataataataataataaatattatattttaaaataatgttttttaataattttcatATTTCAAATAAATCCTGAATCTcattttcagtttctttacCAGATGCATAATAAGAGGCTTAAATGACAAAGAACTACTTAATACTAAACCAAAAAAGCAGAGGCCCCAAGATTGAGCCTTGAGGTACACCCTTATCGATCCATCGTCAGCAAGAAAACTGAAAAACCTTCAGCCTGCACTCACTGTGTCCTACCAGATAAATCATTACAGAACAATAAAGAGTATCTTCAGATATTTCAATGTTCATAAGTCCAGATTttattattgattgattgataaatCAACAAAAAGGGCAGCGCATTGATACCCTTCATCTAACGACGCAATTATATCGTGTATTACTCGGATATAACATTTCCTTCGGCAGCTCTTACAATGAGCTTGTGGTCATGATTGTTATTTATGTTAGTAGATTTCaaatttttaaagatttaatacatcaaataaattataaatatattgagaaATAAAGCAATTTAGCATTCGAACCTTATCTAGGATTGGGTAGGCGTTTTGCATAATGCAGGCTGATTAAAATTGACTGAGATTTAGACTTTATTATTGCAACCGACCAAAGCTAATCTTTCTGAAATGTTAGCGCTAAGCTAACCTCAGCGCACTGGAACATTCGAAGCTGatgtatctagaacctccagattctctgaaagcCTAGACCTCCCTGAGGGGTTCCCCGCAGGTGTTAATGACCTCGCTCGTTTCTGTTCCGCAGGGAGAACCAGGGCCCGAAGAAGCCGTCCGTACAGGTCCGGCAACGGAGAGTTTGACCCAGGCCCTGAAGCTCTACGGCCGGCTGCTGCGAGGGCCTCTGGAGCTCCTCCTGCTGGAGCTTTCCCACACGTGCTCCCAGCGCACATGAGCTTGAGACTTTAGGACACCTTAAGGACGCTGTTTTGGACAGGGACGTCCCACGGAGCAGCCGAGGCTTTGGATTAGTTTGGATAGTCACAACTCGCCCCAACAGTCTCTCCagttggtgggggggggtgtcaaaCGAACCCCTGGAAGGACTCTTGGGATCATTTCCTCCCGATTTTCCGAGGTTTTCTGCCTGGTTTCTGCTACTTCCCAGAATTCCACAGTCTTGCAGCAGGCTCGGCTCCCATTGGGATCGGGACGCTACCTGAGTCGATAAATGACCAACGTTTTGGAAAAGTCCAAGAGTGGTAGAACTTCAGAAAAGCCAGACCACCCCTAGGGGGTCTTCGTAACGGCAGCTACAGGAATAAAGCTTTATTGCAGATCCACATGTGATGGAATCACAGACTTTGCGAGATCACTGGGGGTCTTCCAGAGGGGCAGGGTGGGCTCTACAAGGGTTAGCTCCTCAATCTGCCTCTGAACTTTTGTAAACGCTAAAAAatagagccggcccaaggcatactcaacTTATTCGGCCGCTTAGAGCCCCACCGCCACCAGGGTGCGCCCAAGAGCGCTAAGATATCAAGctaaaaaatacacattttatcAAATAAATCAGTTCCTGTGGTTGGCTGTTGGAAGGGGGGCCCAAATGCAAATCTGCCCAGGGCCCCCTGCTCAGGCTTGGGCCGGGCCTGAGTGCAGTAGTGGCTGCAGTAGAACTACTACCAGGTTTCTAGGAGCTGAAGAGGTCATGAGCAGCGAGACCAGCTGCACGAGTCCTCCTAATCTTGGTGGAAAACAGCGGTGGCCTCCCGTAGTCCTCGGACGACCGGTCCCAGACGACCTCCGTGGCATGATGGGGGTCGTCTTCCAGAAGATTGGGGGGACGACGACAGAGTGTAGGTGTTTGCTAAGCTAGTGTGATCAGTATTACCTGCAGTTATatgttctggttttgttttattaaaaaaataacactgaTTTCAGACTTTGGAGATGTTGTCTGTGTGCTTTGGCTCAAACGATGGAACGTCTGGAGGTtctcagtttaaaactgtggaggaacctcttaaaagtgctttgaggaacctttaaggaacctgTTCCACTAATAAGGTCAGTGATGGCACGAGAAGGGTTAACATGGGCAACTGGAAGCCCAATTGGGTCCCGGTAACAAACCCACTCACCCACCCAgctagccccccccccccccacacacacacaccactgacagAGACCATTAGAACCAGACCATCAATGATAGTCACTTCACCaggtcctaatgttatggccggaTGACTGGTGGCTGGTCTGGTCTGTTGATCCATTCACTGAAGTCCTGCTCAACCTGCAATGCTGGGCCGTGTGGAGACCACCACAGCCACGTAAGGAAACCCTCCTAAAACGAAGCCTTGTGGACTTCCGCCCCCTAGTGGTTCGGATACCGTGGCACAGGTTGCTGCTCATTTCTGTGGCAGTacaggttatttatttatttatttatttatacagaaattagtattcatttatttctttttacagaaattagtatttatttttacagaaatattcatattttatagttagtatttattttattttatttttttacagaaattagtatttaattattcgttttttatagaaatttgtatttattttttacagaaattagtatttaattattcatattttatagttagtatttattaatttttacagaaattagtatttaattattcatattttatagttagtatttatttatttttacagaaaatagtatttaattattcatttttatagaaatgagtttttttttacagaaattagtattaattattcatattctatagttagtatttatttatttttacagaaaaTAGTATTTAATTGTTCGTTTTTTATAGAAagtagtatttatttttttacagaaattagtatttaattattcatattttatagttagtatttattaatttttacagaaattagtatttaattattcatattttatagttagtatttatttatttttacagaaaatagtatttaattattcatttttatagaaatgagttttttttacagaaattagtatttaattattcatattttatagttagtatttattaatttttacagaaattagtatttaattattcatattttatagttagtatttatttatttttacagaaaatagtatttaattattcatttttatagaaaTGAGTTTTTTACAGAAATtagtatttaattattcatattctatagttagtatttatttatttttacagaaaatagtatttaattattcatttttatagaaaTGAGTTTTTTACAGAAATtagtatttaattattcatattctatagttagtatttatttatttttacagaaaatagtatttaattattcatttttatagaaatgagtttttttttaaccgaaattagtatttaattattaatattttatagttaatatttatttatttctttacagaaattagtatttaattattcatattcTATAGGAACGAGGTTTTTTTAACCGAAAttagtatttaattattaatattttatagttagtatttatttatttctttacagaaattagtatttaattattcatattttatagttagtatttatttatttctttacagaaatttgtatttaattattcatattttatagttagtatttattaatttttacagaaattagtatttttaataaaaaaaagtatttatttatttttttaaatagtatttcctttatttatttatgtaaatattagTAAGTATTGTTATTagaataatgtgtgtgtttaataaaaaaagaagctcATTTTTAAATTCTGTATCAATCGAATTATTCATAAGAATAGTCctgatataattatttatatttaagtgGCAGAAATTCAGAGACTCTTAGTCTCTCAGGTCTTttctaaaagtgtgtgtgtgtgtgtgtgtgtgtgtggtacctgtgtgtgtgtgggatgaCCTGTCTTGCCCCCAGTGATCCCGGGTGAGCTCCGGACCCACTGCGACCTCAGTTAGAAAACCTCGTATGTGTAATAATgaaactacatttcccagcaGCCCCTTCCCGCAGCCGCGccgggacttttattttggtggGAAAGTCATATGACCTGCCAGCAAGAGGGGCAGAAAAACAAGGAACCGAAAATCAGTGcagaagaggtgtgtgtgtgtgtgtgtgtgtgtgtgtgtgtgtgtgtgtgtgtgtgtgtgtgtgtgtgtgtcagagctggggggagagggagaggaggaccTTCCGCTTTGCAGACGGGCTCCTGTCAGGAGCGTCAGGCTGGGAGTGAGAATGGAGTTCAGATAGAGGCAGACCTCCACCCCTACCTCCACCCctacctccacctccacctccacctccacctctctGAGCACCAGCACTGAAGCACGGGGACAGAGTCCCCCCTGAACTCCCACCCAGACCGAGAGAGCCGCTTTGAAAGGCTTCCCATCATGAGCGAGCGGACGCCTCTCCTCCACTACCGGCTCTCCGCCAGCGTCAACGAGTCCGGCGAGCATCACTCGGAGGCCGGCCAGGACGCGCTGGATCAGCCGCCGAGCGCGGTGCGCCGGAGGTCCACTCCCAGCCAGCCGCAGAAGCTCTCCACCTTCTTCGGCGTGGTGATCCCCACCCTGCTGTCCATGTTCAGCGTCGTGCTGTTCCTACGGataggtcagtgtgtgtgtgtgtgtgtgtgtgtgtgtgtgtgtgtgtgtgtgtgtgtgggctgaaACGATACCAATTGTACTTTAAACTCACTTGCACAGACTCCGGGAGCTTGTTTTTATATCCTTCCGGGGACCTGATTCCCCCTAAAGTGCTGAAAACAACTCAgtggtgtgtgttgttgtggggACCTCAGTCTATTTTGTGGCTTCAACCCCAAAACTAGAGCTTAGGCTGGATCATGTGTGAAATAGGTCAGATTTGATCCTTGGTGAAGATTACAGGCTTcagttgggtgtgtgtgtgtgtgtgtgtggaagttaAAGGGGAAGTTCACCAAGTTTTCAAAATTTCGGAATAATTCACCCATTAACGTGTGAACAGTTTGATCAGAGTGGTTTTGGTGTGCAGTGCTGCGTTTCAGAGAAATGCACCGGCGCAGATTTCTTTAGAGTGGCGCTGATAGGAACCAGGGGTCATTTTCACCACTGTGAGCCGTCCCGGCAGTTTTTCTCGAGTTTCACACCACGACCCCGCTCTGGAAGACCCCGTCAGCTTCACTACGTGAGAACTTTGGCCAACCGGCGAAGTTCCCTCTATAACGAGTGAGACAGAGGTTATACAGAAGAACAGTGAAGATGGTGAAGACGGTAATACCTGtgtaatactgtgtgtgtgtgtgtgtgtgtgtgtgtgtgtgtgtgtgaggaaacgGCAGAGAAAGAAACCAAAAGAGAAACGGGCCGGGTAACAAAGACTCGTACTGTAAACCACACACCGTCACCTCGACACGCCCTCCGTCCCTCCGTCCCTCCGTCCTTCCTTCCGTGATGGTAAACAGCTCCCAGTTTTAAGGGATTTACCCCCCCGACCCACATTCCCACGGCCTGGGCTTTCCGCTCAGCTCgtgagagaacacacacactgttacacacctcAGTTCCCTATGTTTCTAGGGTCCCTGTGTTCCTAGGGCCCTTAATTTGCATGTATGTTTTAGTAAGGGTCCTATATTTCCAGGGAATATAGGGCTCATATGTGCCTAGGGCCCCTATGTTCCCCTAGGGCCCTTAATTTGCGAGTGTGTTTTAGTAAGGGTCCTATATTTTCAGGGAATGTAGGGCTGATATGTTTTAGGGCCCCTATGTTCCCCTAGGGCACTATTTTGCGAGTGTGTTTTAGTAAGGGTCCACTATTTTCAGGGAATGTAGGGCTGATATGTTTTTAGGGCCCCTATGTTCCCTTAGGGCCCTTAATTTGCGAGTGTGTTTTAGTAAGGGTCCTGTATTTTCAGGGAATGTAGGGCTGATATGTTTTTAGGGCCCCTATGTTCCCTTAGGGCCCTTAATTTGCGAGTGTGTTTTAGTAAGGGTCCTGTATTTTCAGGGAATGTAGGGCTGATATGTTTTTAGGGCCCCTATGTTCCCCTAGGACCCTTAATTTACAAGTGTGTTTTAGTAAGGGTCCTGTATTTCCAGGGAATATAGGGCTCATATGTGCCTAGGGCCCCTATGTTCCCCTAGGGCACTAATTTGCGAGTGTGTTTTAGTAAGGGTCCTGTATTTCCAGGGAATGTAGGGCCCTAATATTTCTAGGGCCCTTAATTTGCGAGTGTGTTTTAGTAAGGGAATGTAGGGCTCATATGTGCCTAGGGCTCCTATGTTCCAAGGACCTTTATGTTTTAATTAACCCTATGTTTCCAGGGCCCTTAATTTAATAAGGGCACTGTGTTTCCAGGGTCGTTACGTCACAAGGGCCCCTATGCTCTCATGCCCCCTATGCTCAGTTTtaattttaccaccctgttattttgcctttgtTGGGCCTAGcgttagcctttagcctagcaccctCCTTCCCCAGCTTCCTCCTGTTGGCACTTCTGGCTCCACTGGTTAGCGTTTAGCCTCGATAGCCCCGTCAttagtgggtggggtttataTTGCCATAAgcagtcaagactgtgatgtaacagttttggggttttggaaccGGCCTGTTTTTCAGCTGTGTTCTCGGTTCTGCCGGTTCTGCCGGTTCTGCCGGAGCTTCATGGGTTCATCACCTCCATCTACTGAACTCACAGGCCTGCTTCCCAGGGCCTCTTTAATGGGTGCAGATCACTGCGTCGTGACCCGGCTCACGCTGCGCTGCGCTGTGCTTCTCATTAGTGAAGCTTAActtgtttatctgtttgtttattggCTGTGGAATCTTCAGGGCCACGCCTCCTTCTGGAAATGAGAAATCGAAAGGGTTCTAGTCTCGTAACCTTCAGGAACCTTCGCAGCTGTTGTGGTAAATTGCTTCACTAATTTGCTGCCACAGTCACAGTCAGCACGTCGGGCCCCGCCGGGTACATCCGTGGTCGGAGATCACATGCCTGAAAGCAGGCGCCGCCCCAGAGCTGTCCGAAGGGTCAGTGAGAGGACGAGAAGGACGGCTCTCCTGATGCTCAGCAGGAACAGCGGCTAACGCTCTTCTTGGCGGTGGACGTCTGTGAAAGTGCCTGGTGTCCTTGCTTCCCAAGGCGCCAGTGCCGGGTTATGCGGGGCAGCCACACCCCCTGTCACACGTTAGTAAACCCCTGACTAACATgaggctaacatggctccgcCCTCTCCACCTGGAATGCTAAAGCGACTGGGGGAGTGGCTGCCCTGCGTGCCGCGTCGTCCCTAACATCACTTAGCTTCACTGCGGCTGGGTGCCGGGACGGATGTCCGGTCCCTCACGTCCAGCGTGAGTGATGTCCAGGCTCTACGGCGCTGCGTGCGGTGCGGCTCCGTGAACGAGGTCAGCTGTGAGAGGCATGCGGTCGCGTGAAGTACGGATTAACTTCACGGGTTGTAAGGGTCGCTTGGGTCtccctggacacacacacacacacacacacacacacacacacctccctccctccccacaGAACTCCAGCTCCAGTCTCGAGCCATTAATCGTGCTCACATGACGCTTGGTGTAACATGCAGACACACTCTTATCCGgaagtacagtgtgtgtgtgtgtgtgtgtgtgtgtgtgtgtgtgtgtgtgtgtgttttaaccgGTGTGTATTTCTCTGCTCTGTTTTCTGCTCTCTAGCCCGGTGAAAACATGCCCATGGTAAGATGCTGCGTCAGTGTTGTCCCACGTTCTAGACTCGTGTCTTGTGCCTGGTGCCTGGTGCCTGGTGCCTGGTGGCTTGTGTCTTGTGAGTGGTCACCATCTCGGCATGTGTGTGAAGTCACAGGAATGccttacttacacacacacacacacttctcacgTGTCGCCCtgcatgtgtgcttgtgtgtggaGTTTCAGCCTATCCCGTTATCCGATATGTGATTGTCCCTCCTCCTTATGCAGCTTGTTGATTGGACACGCAGTTTCCACGTAGCAACAGATTTTAGccgattgtttttttttatccataaGCACCCGTCATAAATTACTGTGATCAGATATCCCACCAaccccttagcaacaccatagtagccacctgggataccatagcaacatcatagcagctacctagcaaccgcttagcaacaccatagcgtCCACCTGGGATATTATAGC
The sequence above is drawn from the Salminus brasiliensis chromosome 11, fSalBra1.hap2, whole genome shotgun sequence genome and encodes:
- the LOC140565139 gene encoding uncharacterized protein — protein: MEESKPNHRAFLESLLLEFNRGMWLVASRPRCVHLGLILLWVVFSEVQSRPLDFVCRPEARSSLNIVGALETAMEKCSSSDRLPLAIRLPSVRVHKASWDQTSLQQKRASVCASLRVLMLAIGSAKIQSGLDCQASILQRLEHNVQNHLHILNNLEIQGEPGPEEAVRTGPATESLTQALKLYGRLLRGPLELLLLELSHTCSQRT